Proteins from one Methanococcus maripaludis C5 genomic window:
- a CDS encoding zincin-like metallopeptidase domain-containing protein, whose product MSKSVQEIITEKIIEKLEAGIIPWHQPWYSKPAINYVSGKEYSGINRLLLDGGEYLTFKQIQELGGQIKKGSKSHMVVFNKPVGVKDEKTNIEIVTGCITRYYRVFSIKDTEGIETKQAQPRIKEHKPIEQAETIIKGYDIPVQEIENSNRAVYESEADNIYIPHRKHFENIEEFYSTAFHEIGHSTGHNSRLNRNEVVGFCKFGSSRYSKEELTAEITSAYLCDYCGFLPKTFENSAAYIQGWLKVLKNDKNMIFHASAKAQKALNYVLESVEKNKSKITETVTEIKTELKTVKKGQADLLDFIKNQPEKPFLKPEIKPEPIKEEPKRINLKLAQNLEAKAESLNAKIEKKLNCFSGCNMTRRRANFRESARIDAENLKKVQSVLFNLAKLHRSGEIKKEVENINAVSQVEILLCEHVKYKTPNDIKPDYGEWAKEEILKRFKMFNKLNIHSQEDLNETRTILKSLILEESQEEKTKRELQKLEDELIGTKIPGFFPTPKEIIKNMIDQAEIKENDKILEPSAGKGDIAELIKEETGIKADCIEINPRLQNILNKKGFETLESDFLEFNGKYDKIIMNPPFEKGQDVDHVRHAYNLLNNGGKLVSIMSNSVTFRSDKKYADFRNWLSSIGGYIEELPENAFKKAFNSTGVKTCLVVLTN is encoded by the coding sequence ATGTCAAAATCAGTTCAAGAAATCATAACAGAAAAAATAATTGAAAAGTTAGAAGCTGGAATAATTCCATGGCATCAACCTTGGTATTCAAAACCCGCTATAAATTACGTATCCGGTAAAGAATACAGCGGAATAAATAGATTATTACTTGACGGCGGCGAGTATTTAACATTTAAACAAATTCAGGAATTAGGCGGTCAAATAAAAAAAGGTTCAAAAAGTCATATGGTAGTATTCAATAAGCCAGTAGGCGTTAAAGATGAAAAAACAAACATCGAAATAGTAACCGGATGTATAACAAGATATTACAGAGTATTTTCAATAAAGGACACAGAAGGTATAGAAACAAAACAAGCACAGCCAAGAATCAAAGAACATAAACCCATAGAACAAGCAGAAACAATAATAAAAGGCTATGATATACCAGTCCAAGAAATAGAAAACAGTAACAGAGCAGTTTACGAAAGCGAAGCCGATAACATATATATACCACACAGAAAACATTTTGAAAACATAGAAGAATTTTATTCTACCGCATTTCACGAAATAGGACACAGCACAGGGCATAATTCAAGATTAAACAGAAACGAAGTAGTAGGATTTTGTAAATTTGGAAGTTCAAGATATAGCAAAGAAGAATTAACCGCTGAAATAACTTCAGCATATTTATGTGATTATTGTGGATTTTTACCGAAAACATTCGAAAATAGTGCAGCATATATTCAAGGATGGTTAAAAGTTTTAAAAAATGATAAAAATATGATTTTCCACGCTTCGGCAAAAGCCCAAAAAGCGTTAAATTATGTTTTGGAAAGTGTAGAAAAAAATAAATCAAAAATAACAGAAACAGTAACAGAAATTAAAACGGAACTTAAAACAGTTAAAAAAGGTCAGGCGGATTTATTAGATTTTATTAAAAATCAACCTGAAAAACCCTTTTTAAAACCCGAAATAAAGCCGGAACCAATAAAAGAAGAACCAAAACGAATTAATTTAAAATTAGCCCAAAATTTAGAAGCAAAAGCGGAAAGCCTGAACGCAAAAATTGAAAAAAAATTAAATTGTTTTTCAGGTTGCAACATGACCCGAAGACGTGCAAATTTTAGAGAAAGTGCAAGAATAGACGCGGAAAACTTAAAAAAAGTACAAAGTGTTTTATTTAATTTGGCAAAACTCCACAGAAGCGGAGAAATTAAAAAAGAAGTTGAAAATATAAATGCAGTTTCACAAGTTGAAATATTATTATGCGAACACGTCAAATATAAAACTCCAAACGATATTAAACCGGATTATGGAGAATGGGCAAAAGAAGAGATTTTAAAAAGATTTAAAATGTTTAATAAATTAAATATCCATTCTCAAGAAGATTTAAACGAAACAAGAACTATTTTAAAAAGTTTAATTCTTGAAGAAAGCCAGGAAGAAAAAACAAAACGAGAATTGCAAAAGCTTGAAGATGAACTGATTGGAACTAAAATTCCGGGATTCTTCCCAACTCCAAAAGAAATTATAAAAAATATGATAGATCAGGCAGAAATAAAAGAGAATGATAAAATTTTAGAACCCTCCGCCGGAAAAGGCGATATTGCAGAGTTAATAAAAGAAGAAACCGGAATAAAAGCGGATTGCATAGAAATAAACCCAAGATTACAAAACATATTAAATAAAAAAGGTTTTGAAACCTTAGAAAGTGATTTTTTAGAATTTAATGGAAAATATGATAAAATTATAATGAATCCACCTTTTGAAAAGGGTCAAGATGTGGACCACGTTAGACACGCATATAATTTATTAAACAATGGGGGAAAGCTTGTTTCTATTATGTCAAATTCCGTAACCTTTAGAAGTGATAAAAAATATGCTGATTTTAGGAACTGGCTTTCCAGTATAGGCGGATATATTGAAGAACTCCCCGAAAACGCATTTAAAAAAGCTTTCAATAGTACAGGCGTTAAAACGTGTCTTGTAGTACTTACAAATTAA
- a CDS encoding polysaccharide deacetylase family protein: MNTKVTVLMYHYVRNLENSRYPKIKGLNSDLFEEQIRYLKKHYNFVSIEDIISATEGKNKLPKKAVLLTFDDCYKDHFTYVFPVLVKHNIKGAFYVPLKCILEQKVLDVNKIHFILASSEDKKELIDEIYKLLDYYRETYDLEENEYYYKKLAKASRFDTEEVIFIKRLLQVELNEELRDIITNMLFQKIVNVEETTFWEELYLTKEQIKCMETFGMHFGSHSYDHYWLNSLTKERQAEEIDLSLKHLSEMGINIDNWTLCYPYGSYNDDTLEILKEKGCKLAFTTDVAVYDILKDNKYEIPRLDTNDLPKSANAEQNKWYVMG; encoded by the coding sequence ATGAACACGAAAGTAACAGTATTAATGTATCACTACGTCAGAAATTTAGAAAATTCGAGGTATCCCAAAATAAAAGGATTAAACTCAGATCTTTTTGAAGAACAGATTAGATATTTAAAAAAACATTATAATTTTGTTTCGATAGAGGACATAATATCTGCAACGGAAGGTAAAAACAAACTACCCAAAAAAGCCGTGTTACTCACATTTGATGATTGCTACAAAGATCACTTTACATATGTTTTTCCAGTATTGGTCAAGCACAATATAAAAGGGGCGTTTTATGTACCATTGAAGTGTATTCTGGAACAAAAAGTTCTTGATGTAAATAAAATTCACTTTATACTCGCTTCTTCAGAAGATAAAAAAGAATTAATTGATGAAATCTATAAATTATTGGATTATTATCGGGAAACGTATGATCTAGAAGAAAACGAGTACTATTATAAAAAACTTGCAAAGGCATCGAGATTTGATACAGAAGAAGTAATATTTATAAAGAGATTACTTCAAGTGGAATTAAACGAAGAATTAAGGGATATAATAACTAACATGCTGTTCCAAAAGATAGTAAATGTTGAAGAAACTACATTCTGGGAAGAATTATACTTAACAAAAGAACAGATAAAATGTATGGAAACTTTTGGAATGCATTTTGGATCACATAGTTATGATCACTACTGGCTTAATTCATTAACAAAAGAACGTCAGGCTGAAGAAATTGATTTATCACTAAAACATCTTTCAGAAATGGGGATCAATATAGATAACTGGACGTTATGCTATCCTTACGGAAGCTATAATGATGATACTTTAGAAATTTTAAAGGAAAAAGGATGTAAATTAGCTTTTACAACAGACGTGGCTGTTTACGATATTTTGAAAGATAATAAATATGAAATACCCCGACTCGATACTAATGATTTACCCAAATCAGCTAATGCAGAACAGAATAAATGGTATGTTATGGGATAA